The following is a genomic window from Actinomadura rubteroloni.
ATCGTCCCCGTGTCGGGGGAACTGCACGTCACGACGCCGGGCGGCTCCGACCTCCTGGTCGATCGCGGTATGGCGTTCATCGGCCCCGCCAGCCTTTCCGGGAACGTCGCCATCGCGCGCAACGGCAAGTACACGTTGACGGTGCGCCGGGCCGGGCGCACGGCTTCGACCAGCACGTTCACCGTCCGGGTCCCGCCGGCGCGGCCGAGCGGACTGTCGGCGGCGGCGTCGGGCGGCAAGCTCAAGGTGAGCTGGGCGCGCGGCGGTGAGAGCGACCTCAGCGGCTACACGGTCAACGCGTCGGGCGTCGGGTCGCAGCCCGGGGGCGTGAGCAAGTTCTGCTCGGGGACGGCGTGCTCGGCGACGTTCGCCGTCGGGTCGGCCGGCACGGTGAAGGTGAGCGTCCTCGCCAAGCGGCCCAACGGCCTGGGCGGGACGGTCTCGTCGGCCGCCGCGTCCACGAGCGTCACGATCAAGGGCGGGACCGGCGGAGGCGGCGGCGGGACGGCTCCGCTGCCGACGGCCGGCACCACGCCGCCGCTGCCGACGGCCGGCAACGCCCCCCAGACGCCGCTGACGAACCTCAACGGGCAGTCGCCGGTCACGCTGCCGTCCGTCCAGCCGGACGGCGCGACGCCCGGATACGCCTATCCCGCGCCGCAGGTCGCCGGGCAGAGCACGCCGACCGCCGACAACGCTATGCCGATGGGGCCGCTCGAATGGAGCAGGAACGTCGGGATCGCGCTCGTCCTGCTGGTGATCGCCGCGCACCTCGGGATGTGGACACGGCGGCTCCGCGTCGCGCAGGCCGGTGTCAGCAGCAAGGGCATGGCGGCGCGGACGGCGCGCAGCGGAACCGGCCGCCGGCGTGTGAGCAAGTCGCGGGAGAGTATCTCCGAGGCGGAGACGCTGGCGCGCACCGCGGTGCTCACGCTCGGCACGCCGAAGGGCGCGGCGGACGCCAAGCCCGCCGACGCCGCCGAGCCCGCCCCGACTGGCATGTTCCGCAAGCCCGAGGGCGACATGGAGATGCCCCGGTTCGATGCGCCGCCGGAGAAGCCCGAGCCGTCCGCGCCTTCTGAGCCGTCTGAGCTTTCGGCGCCGCCCGCTCCCGTCGTGGCGACTCCGCAGCAGCCGAACGAGTCCTCGATCTTCGCGGCGGCCAAGCCGACCGCCAAGCCCGTCCGTCGCCGTCCCGCAAAGCTCGGCAAGCGGAAGGGCGGTCGCGGCACGCGTTCGTCCCGCACCCCGGTCGGCGTTCCCGGTTCCGACGACCGCAAGTCCCGGAACGAGCTGTAACCGCCCGCCCGGCTCCACTCGGCACGGCGGGACGCGGCCCCGGCGTGGGTCGGTAATGAGCTGCGCCGACCTCGGCTAGTGCGCTGCGCTGATCTCGGCTGAGGTCGAGCCGGGGAGTGTGGCATGTGGCGGCATGCGGATCCGCAATGAAGCGGCATGCGGATCTGCAACGATCTGCGGTCGCCTGCTTCAGGTCGACTCGTTAAGCGCGGCCAGTGGCTCCGGTATGCGGATTGCCGATGGGATTCAGCCGTCTCGTGCCAGGCCTGCTTGATTTGCTCTTGCTGGGCCTTGCGGGCGCTTAGATGCTCTTTTGTGTCGGGGTGGTCCGGGTGCGCGGCCTTCTCACTCGGTGGGGGTCGCGGAAGTGTTGGACGCGGCGGTGCTGCTGCGTGTGCGCGCTTTCGGTCGGTGATGTGGTGGTGCAGGGATCTAGGTGGGTTCGGGGTGCGCTTGCGGGATGGATGCGGGTGGTTACGGGGTGCTTTCGTGAGTGAAATGGCTGGTCAGGGCGGTGTTGGTGGACGAGTTCTTCGTTCTGGCGGAGTTCTGATCATGAAGTGATGGCGCTGTGCGGGGATGGGGGCTAGGCTCCCCAACCGGCAGAGAGTTCTCCCGGTTTGTCCCGGTAACGGAGAGGAGACGCTCCGCATGATCTTTTTGGGGCTCGTGCTCGTGGTGGTCGCTGTCGCGACCGGTGTCGCCGTCGTCATGGCCAACTCTGATCCGGCGACGCTGTCGGCCTTTGGGAAGACCATCCCGGGTGTCGACAATGAGTGGCAGGTCTTCTTGGCCGGTGCCGTGGTCGCCATCGTGTTCGTGCTGGGGGTGAGCGTTGCCGTGTCCGGTATGCGGCGTTCGCTCGACCTGCGGCGCGAATTGCGCGATCTGCGCGACGAGCATGAAGAAGTACTGTCCACGATGGAGATCGAGAAGCGGCAGCTCCAGCGGGAGCTGGCCAAGGCGCGGCAGAACGGTGGCGGTGCGGCTCCGGCCGTCCCCGCGCAGCGTGTCGCGCCGCCGTTGGGCTGACCTCTCGCGCCTGCCGTCTGATCGCGTTCCGGGTGCGCGTGCCGGAGCGAGTTCGAGCGCTGCCCGGCCGAGCCTGCGGGGACGGCGGACGTTGGCCGGTTCGGTGGCTGCGGGGTCAGTTCGGGCTGGGGGCGTGGCGTAGGAGTTCGGCCAAGAGGTCCAAGGCGCCGGTCTTGTCCAGGGGTTCGTTGCCGTTGCCGCACTTCGGTGACTGGATGCAGGACGGGCACCCCGACACGCACTCGCAGGACGCGATCGCATCGCGGGTCGCGTGGAGCCATTCGGCGGCGTCCTCATAGCCGCGCTCGGCGAACCCCGCGCCACCCTCGTGGCCGTCGTAGACGAAGACCGTGAGCAGGCCCGTGTCGGGATGGAGGGCCGTGGAGACGCCGCCGATGTCCCACCGGTCGCAGGTGGCGAACAGGGGCAGCAGGCCGATCGACGCGTGTTCGGCGGCGTGCGCGGAGCCGGCCACGTCCAGGTCGCCGAGCGCCTCGACGTGGGACTGCGCGAGCGTCCACCAGACGGCGCGCGTCCGCAGCGTGCGCGGCGGCAGGTCCAGCGGCTTCTCGCCCACCATCTCGCCGGTCTGCACCCGGCGCATCTGGTACGCGACGACCTGGCGCGTCACCTCGACCGTCCCGAAGTTCAGCGTGGCCGCCCCCCAGGACGCGCTGCGCAGCGGCTCGACGATCCGGATGTCGGTGACGTCCCGCGCCGTGGTCGAGTAGTCGGGCTCGGCGGGCTCGACCAGGGCGACCGCGTCGTCCAGGTCCAGGGCCTGGACGACGAACGACTCGCCCTGGTGCAGGTACACGGCCCCTTCGTGGACGGTGGTGTGCGCGGACGCCTCGTCCACGGTCCCGAGCAGCCGCCCCGTCCCGGCCTCGACGACCTGGATCGGTTCGCCGCCCGCGCCCCGGATGTCGGCGAGGTCGGTGGCGCGCTCGCGGCGCGTCCAGTACCAGCCGGTCGGCCGGTGCCGCAGCAGCCCGCGCCGGACGAGGTCGGGCAGCAGCGCGGCGGCGGTGGGCCCGAACAGCTCGGTGTCGGCGGAGGTGAGCGGCAGCTCGGCCGCGGCGGCGCACAGGTGCGGCTCCAGGACGTACGGATTGTCCGGATCGAGCACGGTCGCCTCGACGGGCGTGCCGAAGATCGCGCGCGGATGGTGGACGAGGAACGTGTCGAGCGGGTCGTCCCGGGCGACGAGGACGGTGAGCGCGCCCTGTCCGGCGCGTCCGGCGCGGCCCGCCTGCTGCCACAGCGACGCGCGCGTGCCGGGCCAGCCGCAGACGAGGACGGCGTCGAGCCCGGACACGTCCACCCCGAGTTCGAGCGCGTTCGTGCTGGCCAGCCCGACGAGCGTCCGGGAGCGCAAGGACTCTTCGAGCGCCCGCCGCTCTTCCGGCAGATAGCCCGCGCGGTAGGCGGCGACCTGCGCGGCCAGCTCCGGCGCGACCTCGGCGAGCGCCCGCTTCGCCCCGAGCGCGACCGATTCGGCGCCGCGCCGGGACCGGACGAACGCGAGCGTCTGCACGTCCTCCACGACGAGGTCGGCGAGCAGCGCGGCGGCCTCGGCGGTCGCCGTCCGGCGGACGGGCGCGCCCCGTTCGCCGCGCAGCTCGGTGAGCGGCGGTTCCCAGAGCGCGAAGGTGGCGGGGCCGCGCGGCGACGCGTCGTCGTCCACCGCGACGACGGGCAGGCCGGTGAGCCGGGACGCGGCGGCGGCGGGCTCGGACGTCGTCGCGGACGCCAGGACGAACGTCGGCTCGGCCCCGTACCGCGCGCAGACGCGCCGGAGCCGCCGCAGGATCTGCGCGACGTGCGAGCCGAACACGCCGCGGTAGCCGTGCGCCTCGTCCACGACCACATAGCGCAGCCGACGGAGAAAGCTGGCCCAGCGGGCATGCCCCGGCAGCAGCGACCGATGCAGCATGTCGGGATTCGTCAGGACGTAGTTGGCGTTCTGGCGCACCCATGTCCGCTCGTCGCGCGGCGTGTCGCCGTCGTAGGCGGCGGCGCGCAACCGCGTCAGCCGCAGCGCCCGCAGCGCGCGCACCTGGTCGGCGGCGAGCGCCTTGGTCGGCGCGAGGTAGAGGACGGTCCCCTCGGCGCGGACCTCCTCGTCATAGATCGCGGCGACGGCGGGTAGGAGGTAGCCGAGCGACTTTCCCGAAGCGGTCCCGGTGGCGAGAATCACGGAGCGGCCCGCGCGCGCGTGCTCGGCGGCGGTGACCTGATGCTTCCACGGAGCCTCGATGCCGGCGGCGGCGAGCCGTCCGACGAGGACCTCAGGAGCCCAGTCGGGCCACGCCGCAGAACGCCCCGGACGTGCGGGAACGTGCTCGACATGGGTGACCCGGGCACGGCGGGACGGATCGGCCAGAAGCCGGTCGAGGGGAGAAGAAGATCTTTGGACGCCCATCAGGTTTTCAGTGTGCCAGCATGGGCAAAACCAGGGGAACGCCTCGGCGCCGACGGCCTCACCCCCCTGCCATGACCGGCAGATCGCCAGGTCAGACGGGATGGCGCGAAGTTTCGCCTGTCTGGGCGATAACGTGCGTCCAGGACGCCGGAGCGTGGTTGAATCTCGGGCGAAGTTCCGTTCGCCGGGCCGCCCGCCGCGGTATGAGCGGAATCGAATGTGCTGTACGGCGCTGGAGGATCTGTGGACCTGAAGGTGAACGACTACACCACCGACGATGGCCTGACCGTCATCACGGTGGAGGGCGAGATCGACGTCTACACGGCGCCGAAGCTTCGCGAGAAGCTGATCGACCTGGTGAACAAGGGCAAGTTCCACCTGCTGGTGGACATGGAGAAGGTCGAGTTCCTCGACTCGACCGGACTCGGCGTGCTCGTCGGCGGGCTCAAGCGCGTCCGTGCCCACGACGGTTCGCTGGAACTCGTCTGCACCCAGGAGCGCATCCTCAAGATCTTCCGGATCACGGGGCTCACCAAGGTCTTCGGCATTCACACCTCGATCGCCGAAGCCGAGGAGAAGCGCAAGGGCGCCAAGTAGGCGGCTCCCGCTGAGATGGCGATCGTCGAACTCTCATTCAGTGCGCTGCCGGTCCATGTCCGCACGGCCCGTCTGATCGTCACCGCGGTGGCCCGCCGCAGTGGCGTCGAGGAGGCCCTGCTGGACGAGGTCCGGCTAGCGGTGGGCGAAGCATGCTCCCGCGCGGTGGAGGCGCACCGCCGCAACTGCCCGGACGAACCCGTGCACCTGGAGCTCAAGGGCGAGAACGGCCGGTTCGAGGTGACCGTAACCGACGCCGTGCCCGGCGAGGACATCTCCGGGCCGGGCCGTCGCAACGGCTCCGACCCGTCCTCGGGCGACCTCACCTCGGTCGGCACACCGGAGGACCTGGCGTTCGCGCTGGCGAACGGGACCGTGGACCTCGGTCTCGCCGTCATCGAGGGCCTGGCCGACGACGTGGAGATCAGCACGTCCCCGAAGGGCGTGCAGATCCGTATGAGCTGGCCCGCCGAGGAGGCGAACTGAGGCACCCGGTC
Proteins encoded in this region:
- a CDS encoding DEAD/DEAH box helicase, which translates into the protein MGVQRSSSPLDRLLADPSRRARVTHVEHVPARPGRSAAWPDWAPEVLVGRLAAAGIEAPWKHQVTAAEHARAGRSVILATGTASGKSLGYLLPAVAAIYDEEVRAEGTVLYLAPTKALAADQVRALRALRLTRLRAAAYDGDTPRDERTWVRQNANYVLTNPDMLHRSLLPGHARWASFLRRLRYVVVDEAHGYRGVFGSHVAQILRRLRRVCARYGAEPTFVLASATTSEPAAAASRLTGLPVVAVDDDASPRGPATFALWEPPLTELRGERGAPVRRTATAEAAALLADLVVEDVQTLAFVRSRRGAESVALGAKRALAEVAPELAAQVAAYRAGYLPEERRALEESLRSRTLVGLASTNALELGVDVSGLDAVLVCGWPGTRASLWQQAGRAGRAGQGALTVLVARDDPLDTFLVHHPRAIFGTPVEATVLDPDNPYVLEPHLCAAAAELPLTSADTELFGPTAAALLPDLVRRGLLRHRPTGWYWTRRERATDLADIRGAGGEPIQVVEAGTGRLLGTVDEASAHTTVHEGAVYLHQGESFVVQALDLDDAVALVEPAEPDYSTTARDVTDIRIVEPLRSASWGAATLNFGTVEVTRQVVAYQMRRVQTGEMVGEKPLDLPPRTLRTRAVWWTLAQSHVEALGDLDVAGSAHAAEHASIGLLPLFATCDRWDIGGVSTALHPDTGLLTVFVYDGHEGGAGFAERGYEDAAEWLHATRDAIASCECVSGCPSCIQSPKCGNGNEPLDKTGALDLLAELLRHAPSPN
- a CDS encoding STAS domain-containing protein — protein: MDLKVNDYTTDDGLTVITVEGEIDVYTAPKLREKLIDLVNKGKFHLLVDMEKVEFLDSTGLGVLVGGLKRVRAHDGSLELVCTQERILKIFRITGLTKVFGIHTSIAEAEEKRKGAK
- a CDS encoding ATP-binding protein; translation: MAIVELSFSALPVHVRTARLIVTAVARRSGVEEALLDEVRLAVGEACSRAVEAHRRNCPDEPVHLELKGENGRFEVTVTDAVPGEDISGPGRRNGSDPSSGDLTSVGTPEDLAFALANGTVDLGLAVIEGLADDVEISTSPKGVQIRMSWPAEEAN